In Papaver somniferum cultivar HN1 chromosome 1, ASM357369v1, whole genome shotgun sequence, a genomic segment contains:
- the LOC113316219 gene encoding F-box protein At3g07870-like, with the protein MEVLPKDIISGILSRVTPDSILTCKLVCKSWKTLLTHVKVGVLFMVQSTEEKQLGFYYGDFDELIGDCGTFKTTAKKINHLPIVKGGNPLDYEMVGSCNGLVCLYVPYADPIYICNPVTGEYVYLPNLDRKVHNIAGGFGYLRTLDVYKVVRIYYPVCRGRGFVQIYTLGNCRGWREIGEIEHCVDSYPGVLANEILYFRVDRENNILALDLASEEFYMLPKPSCLSECNTTKTYQLKVMRGYLCIVLSKKGENVEIWSLQNNCSSIEKNCDSRRWSLDYSMPWFGHPCNFFEPVAFTKSNKLLVWCNVTTLCCYDPQTRNLRSIVEYDVTFDTIPHINSSVSLKSLGMEERIKEIEEDPSKRESSKGILELPICTMYDDHVLGIVHPSKEEL; encoded by the coding sequence ATGGAGGTCCTTCCCAAGGATATCATATCCGGAATTCTTTCCCGTGTGACTCCTGATTCAATACTAacatgcaaactagtatgcaagtcATGGAAAACACTTCTCACTCATGTAAAGGTAGGTGTTCTCTTCATGGTTCAGTCAACAGAGGAAAAACAACTTGGATTCTACTACGGAGACTTTGATGAGCTTATTGGTGACTGCGGTACTTTTAAAACAACCGCTAAGAAGATCAACCATCTTCCAATTGTTAAGGGTGGTAATCCTTTAGACTACGAGATGGTTGGTTCTTGCAACGGCCTGGTTTGTTTATATGTACCCTACGCAGATCCTATCTACATATGCAATCCCGTCACCGGAGAATATGTCTATCTTCCAAATCTCGACAGGAAGGTTCATAATATAGCAGGTGGATTCGGATACCTTCGTACACTTGATGTGTACAAGGTCGTTAGAATTTACTACCCTGTCTGTCGAGGTAGAGGATTTGTCCAGATATACACTCTTGGCAACTGCCGTGGATGGAGAGAAATTGGGGAGATAGAACACTGCGTGGACTCTTACCCAGGTGTCCTTGCCAACGAAATTCTTTACTTCAGGGTTGATCGTGAAAATAATATTTTGGCTTTGGATTTAGCAAGCGAAGAGTTCTATATGCTCCCGAAACCATCATGTCTCAGTGAATGTAATACAACGAAAACCTATCAACTGAAGGTAATGAGAGGGTATCTTTGTATTGTTCTTTCAAAGAAAGGTGAAAACGTGGAGATATGGTCACTACAGAATAACTGCAGTTCGATAGAAAAGAATTGTGATTCCCGGAGATGGAGCCTAGATTATAGTATGCCGTGGTTTGGCCATCCGTGCAACTTTTTTGAGCCTGTCGCCTTCACGAAGAGTAACAAACTTTTAGTCTGGTGTAATGTAACCACTCTATGTTGCTATGACCCTCAAACTAGAAATTTAAGAAGTATTGTAGAGTACGATGTGACTTTTGATACGATCCCTCATATAAACAGTAGCGTTTCATTGAAATCCTTAGGTATGGAAGAACGTATCAAAGAGATCGAAGAAGATCCAAGCAAGAGAGAATCATCAAAAGGAATACTAGAGCTGCCAATATGTACAATGTACGACGACCACGTGTTAGGCATCGTTCACCCAAGCAAGGAAGAGTTATGA
- the LOC113316285 gene encoding F-box protein At3g07870-like, which yields MEVPPMDIVSAILSRVIPDSILTCKLVCKSWNSLLSNIKVGVLFLVPSHKQLGIYYGDFHELIGDCSTFKTTVMKINHIPIVKGDPFDYEMVGSCNGLVCLSVPYVKLGFPCRFGDPIYICNPVTREYVYLPDVDRKVDNITGGFGYLRTPNKYKVVRIYYPEYPGKGFVQIYTLGDSSGWREIGEIEHALTGTPGVLANETLYYMDTCRNNILALDLASEEFCLLPTPPCLNGCITTTTYQLKVMRGHLCIVHSKKGEKVDIWSFSNRQKDKIGGLPFKISDCEFYHNILSNDGLLDLGFKGYAFTWNNHREKEANIQERLDRAVANLK from the coding sequence ATGGAGGTCCCTCCCATGGATATCGTCTCGGCAATTCTTTCCCGTGTGATTCCTGATTCAATATTAacatgcaaactagtatgcaagtcATGGAATTCACTTCTCAGTAATATAAAGGTAGGTGTTCTCTTTTTGGTTCCGTCACATAAACAACTTGGAATATACTATGGCGACTTCCATGAGCTTATTGGCGACTGCAGTACTTTTAAAACAACAGTTATGAAGATCAACCATATTCCAATTGTTAAGGGTGATCCTTTCGACTACGAGATGGTTGGTTCTTGCAACGGCCTGGTTTGTTTATCTGTACCCTATGTTAAACTTGGATTTCCATGTAGATTCGGAGATCCTATCTACATATGCAATCCCGTCACTAGAGAATACGTCTATCTTCCAGATGTCGACAGGAAGGTTGATAATATAACAGGTGGATTCGGTTACCTTCGTACACCTAATAAGTACAAGGTAGTTAGAATTTATTACCCTGAGTATCCAGGTAAAGGATTTGTCCAGATATACACTCTTGGCGACTCTAGTGGATGGAGAGAAATTGGGGAGATAGAACACGCCCTGACCGGTACACCAGGTGTCCTTGCCAACGAAACTCTCTATTATATGGATACTTGTAGAAATAATATTTTGGCTTTGGATTTAGCAAGCGAAGAGTTCTGTCTTCTCCCAACACCACCATGTCTCAACGGATGTATTACAACGACAACCTATCAACTAAAGGTGATGAGAGGGCATCTTTGTATTGTTCATTCAAAGAAAGGTGAGAAAGTGGATATTTGGTCATTTAGCAATAGACAAAAGGACAAAATAGGAGGTTTACCCTTTAAGATTTCTGATTGTGAATTCTATCATAATATCCTATCAAATGATGGTctgttagatttaggttttaaAGGTTACGCTTTTACTTGGAATAACCATAGAGAAAAAGAAGCCAATATACAGGAAAGGCTAGATAGAGCTGTAGCTAATTTGAAATGA